The window TGCAAGTTCAGCAATCATCACATCGAGGCAACTCTCCTGTTGATCAGCGCCACTCCTGAATACTCCTCTCAAGCTCAAGCGATCAACAACTGCCATCTGCACTCACTCGCCTGGTTCGCGGTTGTGTCATGTAGAGTACTGCCAATCATCGTCAGCCCTGCAAAATCAAATCGAAGTCAGCTGATGGAGACCAGCCAACGATGGCTCTCCATCATATCAGacaggggggaggggggagggggtcgCGTAAGCTCGTATCTCATCAAATCAGACATTGCATCGTGGTGCTGCCTGCATTATACAACTGCAGGGGTGACGCGTCCGATTCCGATCGCAGGCTGAGAGTTGAAGCGGATTCAAGAGATGGTGACGGCTTAGAGTTGACTTCATCGCTTGCTAGACAAATGTTCATTGATACACTTCGAAGACGGCCGTAAAAGGGAGTGCCTGTAGAGATACCAAGAGGATGGAGACGACCTGGCGTCCTAGGACGCCAGGCATTGTCTGCAGTCGTGAGCAGTGTCCAGGTACCAGTTACCGCCATGTTCTGGTGACAATATTCGTCGCTGGTTGACGAATTCAGCGACTGGCCCATGTCGCCTAGACAACTGGGCAAAATACCTTGAATAGTGGGTGTTTCGACAGTGTCCCGTGACTCCAATTCGCACCCAAGGCAACTCAGATGCTCTATGTGAAGTTTTGCAGTCCGCCATTTCCACTAACAGTGCTTGTCATCTCTCACATTGACGGCCACCGATTGCAAGGATGTTGAAATCGGGTGCGTTTTCACCTTCACCCCTTGGTGcacagcaacggcagcacTCGGTGGCAGTAAAGCCACACAAGCGAATGAATGAAGGGCTGCGACGTATTCTTGACCAAGGGGTGACGGCAGATGGATTACGACGAATAATTTGACGACTGATTCGTGGACGGCGGCATCTCACGAGAAAGTGTGACGTATCAAGCGACAATATGCAGAGCGAAACGTAAGCGACCGGTCCCCCATTGTCGAAGAGCTTCTGAAGGCTGACAAGTTGCGGTCGGTTTTGATTTAGACGAGCAATGCGAATCTGGCATGGTTTGACACGGATACAAGCTGGAATCTGGGGAGAGAGCAGCAGTGGCTCATGTGCAGTCGACAGTCGCTTTTACTGACCGAGAAGGCCACACTGGTCAATGACGCGCTGAGAGGGCGTCTGCTATGCGCGCTGAGTTGCCATTGCTACCAAAGGTGTTCGTATAACGCGAAGTGTTGATGAAGTGATGCAGTGAAGTGATTGATTTGCAAGATGCCGAAAGATGCTCCCAGCGATCCATACTGACACTGCACTTGTCGTTGCAAGATCATCGACGCGAAAAATAACCGATCGTGTCGCACGCCGATTGTACGTCCCAAAAGCCACAGCTGTCGCACATCGAGTAGTGAAGTCTTCTATCATACGAGTAGGCCGATGCCGGTCCATAGTGGGAGAGAGTTCCAATCGGTCCATGGAAATTGAATAATGAAATCAGCGAGTGCAGAACACGAAATCATAGAGAAACAGATCAGGACCCAGAAGGGAAAGCGACCAAGAGTCATCGTGCCAGCCCATGTTGCGCCGAGAAACCAGGCAATTCTGGACATCCGGGCGTTTACCGTGTCGTAGGTTCAGAGCCTACGGGAATTAGCGACGACATGGCATTCCACGCTCAGTGATATTTCGAACCTCCATACGGTTCTCGTGCCTCGGATCGAGCGGCCGACTCGCCATAACCggaaccgccgccgccggactcCCTGGTGCGTCCAGAATCACGATCACCCTGGCGATCGTATCGGTCGCGATCAtagccaccgccgccgcttcgctGGTTGTAGCGGTCATCTCGACCGCCTCCGCCGTACCGGTCGCGGTTGTAGtgatcgtcgccgccgcggtcACGGCGGTCGTAGCTGCGGTCGTAGTCACGGCCATAGCCACCTCGGTCGTAGTCACGACGGTCCTCGCGGTATCCGCCTCGGTCTTCATAGCGGCGGTCGTCGCTTCGGCGGTCGTAGCCTCGCTCATAGCCACGGTAGCGGTAGTCATCGCGGCCACCAGAGCCTCCGTAAccgccgccacggcggcggtcgTCCCAGCGAGGGCGTGGTCCGTCCTCTAGAGAGATGATTAGCTTTCACCGCATTCAAACAGAACCTTAGTGGCCAAGTGGGTGGGGTTTGGTTGTTACCTCGCTTAGGTGGGCCAAAGTATTTGCCGGGCGTCGGAGTGCGAGGTCGAGCGCGGCGAGCCTTTTCGATGCTCAAGGTACGGCCCTCGATCTGCTCCCCTTGGAGGCCTTCTCTAGCAGCTTCGGCCTGGTCAGGCGTGACCATCTTGACGAACCCAAAGCCGCGGGACTCCTTTGTGTGAGGGTCGCGCATGATCTGGCATTTCTCAACATCACCGTATTTTTCGAACATTTTGGCAACATCGGCTTCGGAAAGGCGTGGGTGGATACCGGTGACGAAGAGGTTAGAGCCTGGGTTGATTGAgccatcttcgtcgtcccCCCTGTGGCCGGATGACTCCTTGGGACCACTGGTCATGGTGAGCAACGTGTCAAGAGTTGTAGTAACAATGTTTAACGTACCTATCGGCATTGCCGTTAGGAGATGCAGTGCGGCGACGGGTGCCCTCATGATCCTCTCGGGCGGGGCGAGGAGATGCGCTCCTGTTGTCACGCTCATACCGCGGCGCGTCATCTACAGGTTGTGAGTATGTTGCGCGACCAAGGTTGCAGGTTCCGTAGGGTGGGAGTTGTGAATGCCGTCCGAAAgaacggcatcgtcggcaaggaAAGTGCGTGAGAGGACATACCGTCATACCGATCGCCACCTGCGGCTTCGTAGTCCATTGCGGTGGTTGCCATGATAAGCGATGGAGGAAGCTGCCGTCAACGATGAGAGGGAAGACTTGGTAAGGCAAGCTGGAGGCAAATCAAGGAATGTACCGGAGAAGCGAAAGAAGCGGCAGTGGATACTGTGTTGGTTCTGGATTCGGGAGGAAATCAGCAGCAGCCTTGATGATGGTCCTCACCAAAGCCGATCCGTTTCGTCACAGGTGTGATGTGATGGTGGAGGAGGTAAGTCTCGACAGGAGTACTGTAAATGCACGACAGATAGTCTAGGGAGAGCGAAAAAATGGGAACTTCACCATAATGCAATAAAGGTGGGGCCGCAGGGGCTAAGCGAAAGTGCCAGCCGGAGATTAAGCGGCGCAagtgcatacatgtactgtacaagtatacatgtacttaagtacatcTATGCaccacagtaagtacaagtaatgcacggagtatgctactacttacttagtagtaatactccgttcTCATATCGGGATGAAgcaactaagtactaagttAAAGGGGGGGGTTTTAATACTTCTATTCGCATTTGGgtgcatctacagtacagttacttgacaaaagtgacgattcagttttggtagcgctactcctacaaactgaatcgacatttttgccaccccactgtactcCCTACTGGAAGGCTACAgaacttgtacaagcacaactttgcagtaagtacaacttACTATTTGCaaagtataagtatattCGTGTAGATGTAGTAGTACATGGACGTGTAAGTAGGCACTGCACAGTCGTAACAGGCTAACAAGTTACTTCCTCTATCCCTCTGCCGCAAGTTGATCACTACTGTACGTCCGCAGGTGAGGGACTCTCTTTGAATCCAATCGAAACTTGTCATCCAATAGATTGCCTTCTTACTATACTCTCTGAGTGTTTATATTGTTCTCGTCGGTTAATCGATCGATCATCGTCGACTATACCTACTCCAGTAGGTCCTGTACGATTAATACTATCCAAACCCCTTCCAAGAAAATAATGAAGAAGATGAGGAAAAAAAGAAAAGGTTGGTATGAATATATGTGCAGGTCACCACGTTATGTATTTTCACTGCCTTCGTCGAGAAAAGCGAGTGCTGTCGTTGCCTTTCCTTCGCACGCTCGCTCCAGGGCCAGTCTCGCGAAATGGCCGCCTACAACTGGCCGGGCCATGAACCTGATAGGCGAGAAGTTGCCGTCACCCTCGGTGTCGTACAGGTCGGTCAGAGGTCCATCTTCACAGGTTCTAGTTAGAAAAGATGCTCTCTATCTGAAAGCATAGAAGAGCCGGCACTCTACTTACCTGTCACCGTCTCGTTCACCCATAGGGCAACACTTTCCACTATGGCGTTCCGAGTCTTCCTACTGGCCACCGCGGCAGCAAAGAGTTCCCAGTCGCTTTTGGTGTAGAGATGTCTGCTGTCGAGAGGCAGCCCGTACCGCTGACGGACTGCGTGATACCATGTGCTCTGCATGCGGTAGAGGCGGTCGGGCAGCAGGGCGTCCTTGGCACGCTTGCCCAGCGGTTTCTGTAGTCGACCCAGCGATGAGGGTGAGACGCCGGGGGTGTGGAAACAGAGCATAGAGTCTGCAAATAGGTTGTAGAGGGTAGTCCAAGAACCATACCACGAGTACGCAAGCTTGGCATGCGTCCCGTCCCGGGCGAGGCCATACTCCAACCATTTCACGACGAAGGAGCGAGAAACACTCTCATACTCATGCGCGTCCTGGCGGTCACCCACAAGCTCCGAAATATCGGCCATTGCCCGGATTCCGATGATACCCTTGAGTGCCAAATTCGTTTGGTTCGCAAGCCAGCCAGCAAAATCGTCGGTGCTCAACTGATTGCGAGGCATGAGCGACTCCCGAAGCAGATAGCCCGCCCATCGCTTCCACAGCTTGAGCGACCTCGATGCCCAGGACACAgccgcatcctcggccgttCTCCGGATAGGCCGGTCCATTCGCAAGGAGTCAAGCTGCAACGGGATCAGAGCCGCATCGGTCGCCTGGACGCGCTCCGGCGCATTCGATCCCTCCATGGCTGTAGCCCATGCGGCGTGTGACCGATGACGCATCGAATTCACGAGGGCAAGTCCCATGATGAGCATATTCCCACACTCCTCCAGGGGCATATACTCGTCCTTGCCATCCGCATGACCCGTCGCGTTCGGGAAATGCGCCCCTAGGTCGTGCATGCTGTAGTTGTTGGGATACTGGCCACTGAGCTGATGCTCGAGGAGTGGCTCGAGCAAGTACGCCAGCCAGCGAGGGTTTGTGTAGAGGAAGAAAGGGAATGCCGGGAATATGACATCGACGGTTTGGAAGTTGCCGTTGGATGATATTTCCttgaggaagaggagggggcTGTCTGGCGTGCCTGAGAACTGCGTAGCGCCCATGACTTGACGGGCAGACAGGAAGGTGATGTCACGGTAGGCATGGGAGCCAGAGGCGACGGCATCAACCTCGAGCTGTTGCGAGTAGCTCCGTGCCAGCTTTGATGCTATCTCAAAGTCAGAGTAGTGATAGTCCAGCATGTGGATGGTGTTATGAAAGTATGAGGCCCATAGCGGGCGCATATACGTCAGCCCTCGCGCGGCAGCAAACTGGGCGACGGAATCATGGGCAAGAGCCACGGTAAACGTTACGCTTGCACGCTTCGTCTTCCGATCCGCTCCTGTTCCAGTGAGGTTTATCGGGAGAGCAAAGGCGAAAACGGGCTCGGAATCCTTGATGGGCCGAAAACGGTTGTCGACCTCTCCTGTCAGATAACCTTTCGTCGCAAACTGAAggcggacggcggcagctggtCCTGACTGATGTTGCACAGCACGTGGACCGGTGAAATGAAAGGTTCCCCATTCGGCCCTGTCCGAGAACTCGGTGAAGAGAAGTTGTGTTGCGCGCGACACGTGCCACGACTTCGTagggccggccgacggctcccGAAGCTGCCACTCGATCTTGCTGTCTCCGTTTCCGCTGAGCCATTCCCCGTTCACATCTGCGTAGACGACAATGTCAGAGACTCCCTCAGCATAGACGGTCAAGTAGGCGGCCGGCATGGACTGGCGAAGAGTTGACAGTGGGGTAATGGGTGACAGAAATGATAACACTATCGAGTTTGAGCGGCGAGAACTGTCGGCGGAGCTGACTGAATATGTGAGATTGGTCGTGGACGCGTCAAAGGAGGCCCCTTTGTACACTGGAAACTTGACAGACAACCTTGAAAACCTGTCAGCCTCGATCGCGGGCGCAGGTGAAGGTCCAAGGGGGCATGGAGGCAAGGGGTCACCAACTCGTCCAATTCCGGCAGAGAGTCGACAGGCCGGCCTAGCAACGGGTATACGGTCTTCGTGTGTGGCACGAAGACCATGACAGACAAGCCGAGCTGGTTGGGAGGATCTGTCAGCACTTCGTAGGGCATCAATCGCTCCCACGCTTGACGCACCGGCTGGCCAGTCCAGAACATGGGCCAATGTTCCCACGGAGGGTCGCGAGCATTTGACATCCATGCACTCAGGTAGGGATTCCGGACCAGAAGTGGGAGAACAGGCGGTTTGAGGGTGGAAGCGAGGACTGCCGTCGCGGCAATCAGAAGCACGAGATACACCATGACGGTCGTGACAGTCAGCGAGGATCGGGCCTGGGGGGTAGTTTCCATCCAGAACAGGCTATCACGGCAGCTCCCCAGGGTACGACAtgggacgagggcgatgatgcTTCTAAGGAGGGAACCGTGGGGTCTTGAGTAAGAGTGACGTAGTGGATGGAGATTGGGTACCGACGATTCAACAAATGTTTCGCAGTGACCGGCCTGTAGTGGTGCTGTCGATTACGTATGGTGCCGAATGATGGCCACTCCTCTTGGGAGACATTCATCCATGTAGAATATATATCAATCGTATGTATTGACTGTCCACTTGCATTCTTTTATGTGGCTCGTGAGGATGTTCTCTGCTCAGGATTTCCGACGTCGCAACCATGCCGTTTTTGAGCAGGCCACTAATAGAATCGCAAACAGCGGCCATGCTGCAATAATAGCTCCagctctactccgtacagagtactccgtagatgtacctgcatgtgcactactgtaagtactaatagtaagtaagtgcttcCTGATGTGCAGAAGTGGGGGTTTCTGAAGGGTGGGGGGCCCATACTAGAGTTTGGAGATGATCTACTTACAACCAGTCGTAAAGACATTTGACCATTCTACGCCCATCGCCGCTCACAGTGTCGCTGGCTCTGCGATGCGGAGGAATGAGGATTGTCATCCATTGCATATTTCGGTCCTTTATTGGTTGTTTCGAGAGACTGGAGAGCGTCTGCCTGAAGGAACGAGATCGATGGACCAGACGAATGTGTAGGGTAAGCCTCCCTCTGTGGTGTGCGAGCCCAGAAGCAAGAATGACCTCTGTGTCAGGTGCAAAGTCTTCGTTGCAGAAGCATTGAACGCATCCGTGTGCAGGGCATATATGTAATTCGAAACACTACAGATCGTCGGATAATGGAGTGTCAGAACTGTCCATACAATCGCGTTTTCAAGTGCAGATACACTAGGATACAAATTGACGgatatgtacagtatgtggcaAAAAGGATTTGCCCACCCTTAGGTACCGCATTCCAAGTCCAATCAAGCCTAATCATTTTTTGTTAGTATTATAACAATCAACCAACTATATGCGCATCAAACGTAGCAATAACAATGCCTCAGAGCAGCTGTAATGATGCCTCGAGGCAAGGAATTATCGCAGAAAATGCGATTACGGATTTGCAAGCTACCTATCGACGGACGAGTCGATAGATTCGTCATCTTCGAGATTTAGAAGCTGATTGATACAATGCCCCATTGCGTTGaggctattattattattgcaGTAGCGGGTGGTAGACGAAATATTTATTGTTATAATACTAACAAGATAGATTAGGTTTGACTGGACTAGGGATGCGCTACCTAAAAACgggcaaatactttttgccccccactgtacttacttgtgccTTGTGATGGACAAATACTACGTACATGCATTAATGTGTTGTATTAGCACAGGCAGATGGGGAAAATAACAGCCGATTCGAGGAATGTTGGGGTAAGCCGGTTCCTCAGTTAAAACTCCGTACTAATTCTGTATTGGTAGGATTACTGAAGTTGTACTCAGATGCGTTTGTAGCTTACTGCATGAGCAACACCTGTAcgtgttctccgtacatgtactttta of the Drechmeria coniospora strain ARSEF 6962 chromosome 01, whole genome shotgun sequence genome contains:
- a CDS encoding hypothetical protein (related to TATA-binding protein associated factor 2N) — encoded protein: MDYEAAGGDRYDDDAPRYERDNRSASPRPAREDHEGTRRRTASPNGNADSGPKESSGHRGDDEDGSINPGSNLFVTGIHPRLSEADVAKMFEKYGDVEKCQIMRDPHTKESRGFGFVKMVTPDQAEAAREGLQGEQIEGRTLSIEKARRARPRTPTPGKYFGPPKREDGPRPRWDDRRRGGGYGGSGGRDDYRYRGYERGYDRRSDDRRYEDRGGYREDRRDYDRGGYGRDYDRSYDRRDRGGDDHYNRDRYGGGGRDDRYNQRSGGGGYDRDRYDRQGDRDSGRTRESGGGGSGYGESAARSEAREPYGGSKYH
- a CDS encoding DUF1793-domain-containing protein, whose translation is MVYLVLLIAATAVLASTLKPPVLPLLVRNPYLSAWMSNARDPPWEHWPMFWTGQPVRQAWERLMPYEVLTDPPNQLGLSVMVFVPHTKTVYPLLGRPVDSLPELDELSVKFPVYKGASFDASTTNLTYSVSSADSSRRSNSIVLSFLSPITPLSTLRQSMPAAYLTVYAEGVSDIVVYADVNGEWLSGNGDSKIEWQLREPSAGPTKSWHVSRATQLLFTEFSDRAEWGTFHFTGPRAVQHQSGPAAAVRLQFATKGYLTGEVDNRFRPIKDSEPVFAFALPINLTGTGADRKTKRASVTFTVALAHDSVAQFAAARGLTYMRPLWASYFHNTIHMLDYHYSDFEIASKLARSYSQQLEVDAVASGSHAYRDITFLSARQVMGATQFSGTPDSPLLFLKEISSNGNFQTVDVIFPAFPFFLYTNPRWLAYLLEPLLEHQLSGQYPNNYSMHDLGAHFPNATGHADGKDEYMPLEECGNMLIMGLALVNSMRHRSHAAWATAMEGSNAPERVQATDAALIPLQLDSLRMDRPIRRTAEDAAVSWASRSLKLWKRWAGYLLRESLMPRNQLSTDDFAGWLANQTNLALKGIIGIRAMADISELVGDRQDAHEYESVSRSFVVKWLEYGLARDGTHAKLAYSWYGSWTTLYNLFADSMLCFHTPGVSPSSLGRLQKPLGKRAKDALLPDRLYRMQSTWYHAVRQRYGLPLDSRHLYTKSDWELFAAAVASRKTRNAIVESVALWVNETVTDGPLTDLYDTEGDGNFSPIRFMARPVVGGHFARLALERACEGKATTALAFLDEGSENT